In Achromobacter xylosoxidans A8, a single window of DNA contains:
- the rpsN gene encoding 30S ribosomal protein S14 has protein sequence MAKLSLINRDIKRAKLADKFAAKRAELKAIIDDQSKTDEERYQARLKLQQLPRNANPTRQRNRCVVTGRPRGVFRKFGLTRHKLREMAMKGEIPGITKASW, from the coding sequence GTGGCTAAACTTTCCCTCATCAATCGCGACATCAAGCGCGCCAAGCTGGCTGACAAGTTCGCTGCCAAGCGCGCTGAGTTGAAGGCGATCATCGACGACCAGTCGAAGACCGACGAAGAACGTTACCAAGCTCGGCTCAAGCTGCAACAGCTGCCGCGCAATGCCAACCCGACGCGTCAACGTAACCGTTGCGTGGTCACCGGTCGTCCGCGCGGTGTGTTCCGCAAGTTCGGCCTGACGCGCCACAAACTGCGTGAAATGGCGATGAAGGGTGAAATCCCCGGCATCACCAAGGCCAGCTGGTAG
- the rplE gene encoding 50S ribosomal protein L5, protein MSRLQDLYKSKVAADLQAKFGYKSTMEVPRITKITLNMGVSEAVSDKKVIEHAVGDLTKIAGQKPVVTKTKKAIAGFKIRENYPIGCMVTLRGQRMYEFLDRLVAVALPRVRDFRGISGRAFDGRGNYNIGVKEQIIFPEIEYDKIDALRGLNISITTSAKTDEEAKALLTAFSFPFRN, encoded by the coding sequence ATGTCTCGTTTGCAAGATCTCTACAAGAGCAAGGTCGCTGCCGACCTGCAAGCCAAGTTTGGCTACAAGAGCACGATGGAAGTGCCGCGCATCACCAAGATCACCCTGAACATGGGTGTGTCGGAAGCGGTGTCGGACAAGAAAGTCATCGAGCACGCTGTTGGTGACCTGACCAAGATCGCCGGCCAGAAGCCCGTCGTGACGAAGACCAAGAAGGCTATCGCCGGGTTCAAGATCCGCGAAAACTACCCGATCGGTTGCATGGTCACGCTGCGCGGTCAACGCATGTACGAATTCCTGGATCGCCTGGTGGCGGTTGCGCTGCCTCGCGTGCGCGACTTCCGCGGTATCTCGGGTCGTGCGTTCGACGGCCGTGGCAACTACAACATCGGGGTGAAAGAGCAGATCATTTTCCCCGAAATCGAGTACGACAAGATCGACGCGCTGCGTGGGCTGAACATCAGCATCACCACCTCCGCGAAGACCGACGAAGAAGCCAAGGCGCTGTTGACGGCCTTCAGCTTCCCGTTCCGTAACTAA
- the rplX gene encoding 50S ribosomal protein L24: MNNIRKGDEVIVLTGRDKKRRGTVLARVDADHVLVEGVNVVKKHVKANPMANNPGGIVEKTMPIHISNVALFNPATGRGDRVGVQEVEGRKVRVFRSNGAVVGAKA; encoded by the coding sequence ATGAACAACATTCGTAAAGGCGACGAAGTCATCGTCCTGACCGGCCGCGACAAGAAGCGTCGCGGTACCGTGCTGGCGCGCGTCGATGCCGACCACGTTCTGGTCGAAGGCGTCAACGTCGTCAAGAAGCACGTGAAAGCCAACCCGATGGCTAACAACCCGGGCGGGATTGTCGAAAAGACCATGCCGATTCACATCTCGAACGTCGCGCTGTTCAACCCGGCCACCGGCCGTGGCGATCGCGTGGGCGTGCAAGAAGTCGAAGGCCGCAAGGTTCGCGTGTTCCGTTCCAATGGTGCCGTTGTCGGCGCCAAGGCGTAA
- the rplN gene encoding 50S ribosomal protein L14 produces the protein MIQMQTTLDVADNTGARHVMCIKVLGGSKRRYAGIGDIIKVSVKDAAPRGRVKKGEIYNAVVVRTAKGVRRKDGSLIRFGGNAAVLLNAKLEPIGTRIFGPVTRELRTEKFMKIVSLAPEVL, from the coding sequence ATGATCCAAATGCAGACCACGCTGGATGTGGCCGATAACACTGGTGCGCGTCATGTCATGTGCATTAAGGTGCTCGGTGGCTCCAAGCGCCGTTATGCCGGTATCGGCGACATCATCAAGGTGAGCGTCAAAGATGCGGCTCCGCGCGGACGCGTCAAGAAAGGCGAAATTTACAATGCCGTGGTGGTTCGTACCGCCAAGGGCGTGCGCCGTAAAGACGGTTCGCTGATTCGTTTCGGTGGCAATGCCGCCGTGTTGCTCAACGCCAAGCTGGAGCCCATCGGCACCCGCATCTTCGGACCCGTTACGCGCGAACTGCGTACCGAGAAGTTCATGAAGATCGTGTCGTTGGCCCCGGAAGTGCTGTAA
- a CDS encoding aspartyl/asparaginyl beta-hydroxylase domain-containing protein, with translation MQPVDARPPSKPSFYSRVFFRFIDWLRNRIAQASLVGDRPIFDNGQFPWVAALEAQAPAIRTELAGLLSERQHLPAFHEISPDVGQITSDDQWKTFVFMGYGLRSERNLARCPATARALQGIPGIRTAFFSILEAGKRIPLHTGPYNGVLRLHLGLVVPEPAEQCWIEVGGERYSWREGRAVVFDDLYPHQVHNDTAGLRAVLFVDFERPCRAPVKWLNRLVLMAAPFTDEIRRGKANHDAWEKGYYRQK, from the coding sequence GTGCAACCCGTCGATGCGCGTCCGCCCAGCAAGCCCAGTTTCTACTCGCGCGTCTTTTTCCGCTTCATAGATTGGTTGCGCAATCGCATCGCCCAGGCCTCGCTGGTCGGCGACCGTCCCATTTTCGACAACGGCCAGTTTCCCTGGGTAGCCGCGCTCGAGGCCCAGGCGCCTGCCATCCGCACTGAACTGGCGGGCCTGCTCTCCGAGCGCCAGCACCTGCCCGCGTTTCACGAAATCTCGCCCGATGTGGGCCAGATCACCTCGGACGACCAATGGAAGACCTTTGTCTTCATGGGTTACGGCCTGCGTTCCGAACGTAATCTGGCCCGGTGTCCCGCCACGGCCCGGGCGCTGCAGGGGATCCCGGGCATCCGCACGGCATTCTTCTCCATCCTGGAGGCCGGCAAGCGCATCCCCCTGCACACGGGTCCGTACAACGGGGTCCTGCGCCTGCATCTGGGGCTGGTGGTGCCGGAACCGGCCGAGCAATGCTGGATCGAGGTCGGGGGCGAGCGCTACAGCTGGCGCGAAGGCCGGGCGGTGGTGTTCGACGACCTGTACCCGCACCAAGTGCACAACGACACTGCCGGCTTGCGCGCCGTGCTCTTCGTGGACTTCGAGCGCCCCTGCCGCGCTCCGGTAAAATGGCTGAACCGCCTGGTGCTCATGGCCGCGCCGTTCACGGACGAGATCCGTCGCGGCAAGGCCAATCATGACGCCTGGGAGAAGGGCTACTACCGCCAGAAATAG